The Cryptococcus gattii WM276 chromosome B, complete sequence genome has a segment encoding these proteins:
- a CDS encoding Hypothetical protein (Similar to TIGR gene model, INSD accession AAW41470.1; CNB00360): MMQQQQQQRLQFAPTSSPAISGRPVSRQGQQGQPTMYQPQPQMVLQPPAVSQPQPQGHTQGYVDSSQTSTTVPSPAQGHQAHPHQPQPGQTQHSHQQMQHSNPQHMPQPQHPHMTPTQQQQHILQNQSSNVQTAQQRAQQSLAEMHAQAHVQAQAQQQQQLLQAQQQAQAQAQAAQQREQAIQAQQQHIQAVNSQMWEGLGLGHVNHGVMSYSAQSLGLGGKDPQSMGEEEKQRLIHTYKLTLQENQRRAMMGAQQSQQQTPQIQHQGQGGPGQLQQNQNQQYIMMPHQQSMHPQGHPGMRPNGTVARNQSYELSQQPQPQEEIKASSTPGSLNQSTNNPTSASQSASTPTTSTANKPSPPERKRKRKNSEKENKPSSPFGMAQFGQGQPGQGQGQGRQGPNAGAAGPVTPGLNVTSDSMRSIPGTAPPPPVSASPRNPTKRERRNQAKEMLPPRTTTPKPASSGNAVAENDARDTKERKETAGRGGKVNRTPKMPKEELLREVPTPKSLNLSPNGNVITVTDANPNSTSTHGFTPSPPSASTSTPANGALSLSSTTPASGQLSLPNDLSMSHMDFGMGLSSMGLGGMGMEFAMGMGLGALGGINDNNHQGMGNNNGGAGGNNGLEGSQGGDANAGTDLDALAGIGQDFDFGLYLATLDEEGDNGGSNGGNGGNGEVIV, from the exons ATGATgcagcaacaacagcagcaacgGCTCCAGTTTGCGCCCACCAGCTCGCCTGCAATCTCCGGAAGACCTGTTTCCCGACAAGGTCAACAAGGTCAGCCGACCATGTATCAACCCCAACCGCAAATGGTGCTCCAACCGCCTGCTGTT TCTCAGCCGCAGCCTCAAGGTCATACCCAGGGATACGTTGATTCATCACAAACTTCCACTACCGTACCTAGTCCGGCCCAGGGCCATCAAGCACATCCTCATCAACCTCAACCTGGACAAACGCAACATTCGCATCAACAAATGCAACACTCTAATCCTCAGCACATGCCTCAACCACAGCATCCGCACATGACACCGActcagcagcaacaacacATCCTTCAAAACCAGTCGTCCAATGTGCAAACTGCTCAGCAACGTGCCCAGCAATCTCTGGCCGAAATGCATGCTCAAGCCCACGTTCAGGCGCAAGCtcaacaacagcaacagtTGCTTCAAGCTCAGCAACAAGCTCAAGCCCAAGCTCAAGCCGCTCAGCAGAGAGAACAAGCTATTCAAGCTCAACAACAGCATATACAGGCGGTGAACAGCCAGATGTGGGAAGGGCTGGGACTCGGGCATGTCAATCATGGTGTCATGAGCTATAGTGCTCAGAGTCTGGGGCTGGGTGGGAAGGATCCACAGTCAAtgggggaggaggaaaag CAACGCTTGATACACACGTATAAGCTAACTCTTCAAGAGAACCAGCGAAGAGCTATGATGGGTGCTCAGCAGTCTCAACAGCAAACGCCGCAGATACAACATCAAGGCCAGGGAGGTCCTGGACAGCTGCAGCAGAATCAAAATCAACAATACATAATGATGCCGCATCAACAGTCTATGCACCCACAAGGACATCCAGGCATGCG ACCCAACGGTACTGTGGCTCGCAACCAGTCTTATGAACTTTCTCAACAGCCGCAACCTCAGGAGGAAATTAAGGCTTCGTCTACACCCGGCTCATTGAATCAGTCCACAAATAACCCCACTTCGGCATCTCAATCCGCTTCGACTCCTACAACATCTACTGCGAACAAGCCCTCACCGCCAGAAAGGAAGCgcaagaggaagaactCGGAGAAGGAGAACAAGCCGTCGAGCCCGTTTGGGATGGCCCAATTTGGACAAGGGCAACCGGGCCAGGGACAAGGGCAGGGACGACAAGGCCCAAATGCAGGAGCAGCGGGACCTGTAACGCCCGGGCTTAATGTTACCAGTGATTCC ATGCGTTCAATACCTGGCACAGCGCCGCCGCCCCCTGTTTCAGCTTCACCGCGCAATCCTACAAAACGTGAGAGGCGGAATCAAGCTAAAGAGATGTTACCCCCACGTACCACGACACCAAAGCCAGCTTCTAGTGGTAATGCAGTTGCGGAGAATGATGCACGAGATACGAAAGAGCGGAAGGAGACGGCTGGACGAGGGGGAAAGGTCAATAGGACACCGAAAATGCCCAAGGAGGAATTACTG CGAGAGGTCCCCACACCTAAATCTTTGAATCTATCTCCTAACGGCAATGTAATAACTGTTACGGACGCTAATCCCAATTCCACATCCACTCACGGCTTCACCCCTTCTCCCCCATCGGCATCAACCTCCACCCCTGCGAATGGCGCACTATCACTGTCTTCTACAACACCTGCTAGTGGTCAGCTGTCTCTTCCCAACGACCTGTCCATGTCTCACATGGACTTTGGCATGGGCCTAAGTAGTATGGGTTTAGGTGGCATGGGAATGGAGTTCGCCATGGGAATGGGTCTCGGTGCGCTCGGTGGCATAAACGACAACAATCATCAAGGAATGGGAAACAATAATGGTGGTGCTGGAGGTAACAACGGACTTGAGGGTAGCCAAGGCGGGGATGCGAACGCTGGGACTGATTTGGATGCGTTAGCAGGCATAGGACAGGATTTTGATTTTGGCTTGTACCTCGCCACCCTGGATGAGGAAGGTGACAATGGAGGGAGCAACGGAGGTAATGGTGGGAATGGGGAGGTGATCGTATGA